A genomic window from Shewanella vesiculosa includes:
- a CDS encoding EAL domain-containing protein encodes MTLFRQIYALLFGLFLLTIASVAYVQFSETQGFLSKQMESDLNNASNSLGLMLTPVLEAGDDAGAETLVNVIFEGGYYQQIKLTWLVGGKQQVWNNAVRVDNVPQWFIDLNLFKTIKKQTTITSGWLQLATLEITANPGFGYQELWRVISDIIILFSILFLIAIICARVGLSWILKPLNTLSVHAKKIAERQFGPDMPAPKTKELKELVNAFNSMSAQLKQVFNSLDEEVSALRKKNLVDQVSGLPNRQYMVSRVNGWLSEPSTGALYLVKMDWLEEVHSKYGFQVRDETIRILAEKLQHHQDEISSSVIARIAAYEFAFLVEDCEHDQLTKYLQSLIRTVNKEISKSGCKPNEQFYVGVAERLGQMTVSDMLAQADNALQQAIKDEKVFHWFENTQKQLFTREEWRSNLNNAIKTRNFQFRWQPIQLCARDEICQRELYCQLKIGETTLHAGQFMPYVELLSLGTMLDRCLIETINENRLFERNYERVAINLTYQSISDTDFHIWLKQFLRASKYADRICFEIPEASVYSDLESCENLCKVIRDSGAHFGIDHFGRQFGSMAYLQSLRPNYVKLDQSLAYIEDNQHNSELCRALVNVAKGLDIQVIVTGIQEAEQLTRFTDLRVDAYQGFIAPPVNIDL; translated from the coding sequence ATGACCCTGTTCAGGCAGATCTATGCGTTACTTTTTGGGCTTTTCTTGCTAACAATTGCAAGTGTAGCCTACGTACAATTTTCAGAGACCCAAGGTTTTTTATCCAAACAAATGGAATCTGATCTTAATAATGCCAGCAACTCATTAGGGCTGATGCTAACGCCTGTTTTAGAGGCAGGTGACGATGCCGGAGCTGAAACATTAGTCAATGTTATTTTTGAGGGCGGCTACTACCAACAAATTAAGTTAACTTGGTTAGTGGGTGGCAAGCAACAGGTGTGGAATAACGCTGTACGAGTCGACAATGTTCCTCAATGGTTTATAGATCTTAATTTGTTTAAAACGATAAAAAAACAAACCACGATTACTTCTGGTTGGTTGCAACTTGCCACACTAGAAATTACCGCAAACCCTGGCTTTGGCTATCAAGAATTATGGCGGGTTATTTCCGACATTATTATTCTATTTTCGATCTTATTCCTCATTGCCATTATCTGTGCAAGAGTAGGATTAAGCTGGATATTAAAACCATTAAATACCCTTTCTGTACACGCAAAAAAAATTGCTGAGCGCCAATTTGGCCCTGATATGCCAGCACCAAAAACCAAAGAACTAAAAGAACTAGTCAATGCATTTAACAGCATGTCTGCTCAGTTAAAACAAGTATTTAACTCCCTCGACGAAGAAGTCTCTGCATTAAGAAAGAAAAATCTCGTCGATCAAGTATCTGGACTGCCAAATAGACAATACATGGTAAGTCGAGTGAATGGCTGGTTAAGCGAGCCTAGTACTGGGGCGCTTTACTTAGTCAAAATGGATTGGTTAGAAGAAGTTCACAGTAAATATGGTTTCCAAGTTCGTGATGAGACAATTCGTATTCTGGCGGAGAAACTACAGCATCACCAAGATGAAATATCCTCTTCTGTTATTGCGCGGATTGCTGCGTACGAATTTGCCTTTCTTGTTGAAGACTGTGAACACGACCAACTGACTAAATATTTGCAGAGCCTCATACGCACTGTGAATAAAGAAATATCTAAATCTGGCTGCAAACCCAACGAACAGTTTTATGTTGGTGTAGCAGAGCGTTTAGGACAAATGACGGTATCTGATATGCTGGCCCAAGCAGATAACGCATTGCAACAAGCCATTAAAGACGAAAAGGTGTTCCATTGGTTTGAAAACACTCAAAAGCAGCTTTTTACCCGTGAAGAATGGCGCAGTAATTTAAACAATGCTATCAAGACCAGAAACTTCCAATTCCGTTGGCAGCCAATTCAGTTATGTGCCAGAGATGAAATTTGTCAACGCGAGCTATATTGTCAGCTGAAAATAGGCGAAACAACCCTGCACGCAGGTCAATTTATGCCTTATGTAGAATTGCTCTCATTAGGGACTATGCTTGATCGTTGCTTAATTGAAACTATCAATGAAAATCGTTTATTTGAACGTAACTATGAACGTGTTGCCATTAACCTCACCTATCAAAGCATTAGTGATACTGATTTCCATATATGGTTAAAACAGTTCCTACGAGCTAGTAAATACGCCGATCGTATTTGTTTCGAAATTCCAGAAGCGAGTGTTTATAGCGACTTAGAATCTTGTGAAAATCTGTGTAAAGTCATTAGAGATTCTGGCGCCCATTTTGGTATTGACCATTTTGGCCGTCAATTTGGCTCTATGGCCTACTTACAAAGCTTACGTCCTAACTATGTCAAACTCGACCAATCACTGGCTTACATTGAAGATAATCAACATAACAGCGAATTATGCCGTGCGTTAGTCAATGTTGCTAAGGGATTAGATATTCAAGTTATTGTCACAGGGATCCAGGAAGCTGAACAATTAACAAGGTTTACAGATCTCAGAGTGGATGCCTATCAAGGCTTTATTGCACCACCAGTCAATATAGATCTATAA
- a CDS encoding transglutaminase-like cysteine peptidase, with amino-acid sequence MASALLVSCLFAAPTQELNQDKTVAALSQRYGDRAGLRANAWFNIVRDSQQLADIEKLEKVNQFFNLFKFIDDQTLWGDSNYWASPMEFIGANGGDCEDFSIAKYFTLLQLGIPEDKLRITMVKATSLNQYHMVLAYYEKPNSIPLVLDNLDKTIKLATKRKDLLPVYSFNGKQLWLNKEKGRGVLAGSSSRLEKWTDLKLRLGVDRLRQPKLNME; translated from the coding sequence ATGGCATCGGCCCTTTTAGTTTCATGTTTATTTGCCGCTCCAACTCAAGAACTAAACCAAGACAAAACCGTCGCTGCATTATCGCAACGCTATGGTGATCGCGCCGGATTACGGGCCAATGCTTGGTTTAATATCGTCAGAGATTCGCAACAACTTGCTGATATAGAGAAATTAGAAAAAGTTAATCAATTTTTTAATTTATTTAAATTTATTGATGATCAAACACTGTGGGGCGACTCCAATTATTGGGCATCGCCAATGGAGTTTATTGGTGCTAATGGCGGGGATTGTGAAGACTTTTCAATAGCAAAATACTTTACGCTACTCCAGCTTGGTATTCCGGAAGACAAACTCAGAATAACCATGGTAAAAGCAACATCTTTAAATCAGTATCATATGGTTTTAGCGTATTACGAAAAACCAAATTCAATCCCGCTAGTGCTTGATAATTTAGACAAAACCATAAAATTGGCAACAAAAAGAAAAGATCTTCTGCCTGTTTACAGTTTTAACGGTAAACAATTATGGTTAAACAAAGAAAAAGGTCGAGGTGTGTTAGCTGGCTCATCATCACGCCTTGAAAAATGGACTGACCTTAAACTTAGATTAGGTGTAGATCGCCTACGCCAACCAAAACTCAACATGGAGTAG
- a CDS encoding TolC family outer membrane protein: MTITTTKQQNKLTVIALTLSMLIAPTASSQTLEQAVAYTLDTNPDLRIAFNRFKAREEQVNQAQSGYMPTLDITAGYGWEQTDSPSTRRRAGQGDVDSDGMIDLERGEAGFSIKQMLFDGFYTSSEVDRYSFEASADQWALFSAAEDTALDVTKVYLNYIRSEQVLLLSEKNLASHKEIYDQIKQRTDSGLGSTADLSQIAGRLARANANVISAKNNLQDARAAFVRVVEAQPVDLILPVPDADMLPESLDKGIMLAKAKHPILKSAENDINAAKKERSSAQANYYPKLSLELNGNWNNDTAGEDGYSAINSQNVNGYNNDLVAMVRVKYNLFSGGKDTSKDRESAYKINEAKEIQQRAYREVVEGVSLAWNAYEMLAPQKQFIREHVMAAKQTQVAYEQQFNLGQRTLLDLLDTENELFEARKDYLQTEYDEIAARYRVLNATGDLLDSLRVTRPGEWRGEQAYEGGVK, encoded by the coding sequence ATGACTATTACTACAACAAAACAGCAAAATAAGTTAACTGTTATAGCACTGACTTTATCGATGCTGATAGCCCCGACAGCCTCAAGTCAAACACTTGAGCAAGCTGTTGCATATACACTAGATACAAACCCAGATTTACGCATTGCTTTTAATCGCTTTAAAGCACGTGAAGAGCAAGTTAATCAAGCTCAATCAGGATATATGCCAACACTTGATATCACAGCAGGTTATGGCTGGGAACAAACAGATAGTCCTTCAACACGTCGCCGAGCCGGACAAGGTGATGTTGATAGTGACGGTATGATTGATTTAGAACGTGGTGAAGCGGGTTTTAGCATCAAACAAATGCTTTTTGATGGTTTTTATACCAGTAGCGAAGTCGATCGCTATTCATTTGAAGCGAGTGCAGATCAGTGGGCATTATTTTCTGCTGCTGAAGATACCGCACTGGATGTAACAAAAGTTTACTTAAACTATATCCGTAGTGAGCAAGTATTATTGCTGTCTGAGAAAAATCTCGCGAGTCATAAAGAGATATATGACCAAATAAAACAGCGTACTGATTCAGGATTAGGCTCAACAGCTGATTTATCGCAGATTGCTGGCCGTCTCGCCCGTGCAAATGCCAATGTGATTTCAGCGAAAAATAACCTACAAGATGCTCGAGCAGCCTTTGTTAGAGTGGTTGAAGCTCAGCCAGTTGACTTAATTCTACCTGTACCTGATGCCGATATGCTGCCTGAAAGTTTAGATAAAGGGATCATGTTAGCTAAAGCAAAGCACCCAATATTAAAATCAGCAGAAAATGATATTAATGCAGCTAAAAAAGAGCGTAGTTCAGCCCAAGCTAACTATTATCCCAAATTAAGCTTAGAGCTTAATGGGAACTGGAATAATGATACAGCTGGTGAAGATGGATACAGCGCAATTAATAGCCAGAACGTCAATGGCTATAATAATGACTTAGTTGCTATGGTTAGGGTGAAATATAACCTATTCTCTGGTGGTAAAGACACCTCAAAAGACAGAGAGAGCGCCTATAAAATCAATGAGGCAAAGGAGATCCAACAACGCGCTTATCGTGAAGTGGTTGAAGGCGTTTCTTTAGCTTGGAATGCCTATGAAATGTTAGCACCGCAAAAACAGTTTATTCGTGAACATGTTATGGCAGCTAAACAGACTCAAGTCGCTTATGAACAACAGTTTAATTTGGGTCAACGTACCCTTCTCGATTTACTCGATACCGAAAATGAACTATTTGAAGCTCGTAAGGATTACTTACAAACTGAGTACGATGAAATTGCCGCCCGCTATCGAGTACTAAATGCTACTGGCGATCTACTTGACTCACTTAGAGTAACTCGCCCAGGAGAATGGCGCGGAGAGCAGGCTTATGAAGGAGGAGTAAAATAA
- a CDS encoding OmpA family protein produces MKYLLVLFALITTAGCSVTDIVESNPSSTQQFDLNDNDRDGVIMARERCAGTVVGAAVDNYGCGRITNINERQELKILFSNNSTVIEPQYYNQIERVATLMETYPTTRVTIEGHTSKVGSYELNLALSQNRAKAVTDVLKTTYGINPSRLTAVGYSFDRPIDNSGTPAAEERNRRVIAEVTADDTLPALRWNIYTVDEEIE; encoded by the coding sequence ATGAAATACTTACTAGTTTTATTCGCATTGATAACGACTGCAGGCTGTTCAGTAACTGATATTGTTGAGTCGAATCCATCTTCAACTCAACAGTTTGATCTTAATGATAATGATCGTGACGGCGTTATCATGGCCCGCGAACGTTGTGCTGGTACTGTTGTAGGTGCTGCTGTCGACAACTATGGTTGTGGCAGAATAACAAACATCAATGAACGCCAAGAGTTAAAAATTCTGTTTAGTAATAATTCTACGGTTATCGAACCTCAGTATTATAACCAAATTGAAAGAGTTGCTACATTGATGGAAACTTATCCGACCACGAGGGTGACAATTGAAGGTCATACAAGCAAGGTTGGTAGTTATGAGCTAAATTTAGCGTTATCTCAAAATCGTGCTAAAGCTGTCACCGATGTGTTAAAAACCACCTATGGAATTAATCCCAGTCGCTTAACAGCAGTTGGTTATAGTTTCGATCGTCCTATTGATAACAGTGGCACACCAGCAGCAGAGGAACGTAATCGTCGCGTCATAGCTGAAGTAACAGCCGATGATACCCTTCCAGCATTGCGATGGAATATCTACACTGTAGATGAAGAAATTGAATAA
- a CDS encoding diguanylate cyclase, with translation MDTVISHSKTFPRIEHLQKRVARLKRLAKKYKRSEIIQNALLGISNIATQVTSLDDFYQRVHLHLQQLIPAENFFIASQDAKTGLTSLPFFADQQDSHPTELYPDQEISALLNSGLTGYVLRNGEPLLCDDNKFNELIASGDIKSLGSPSHQWLGVPIKTKDVVSGVLVVQSYNEANTYGELELELMGFICHHISGVMERLEHHQQLEQAIVERTKELSQAYEKVKQEVTERVKAEKLQKTLFEIADLSASNVLQQDFYLRLHAIISQLIPANNCFISLIDKNNMLSFPFYVSQMTAEYPASRPMQDGLTEYILQHKLPRLFSAKDISTMVSLGEIYAKSPELNKTDRMHQWIGIPLIINGEVAGALTIYSLDDAHIYQLKDLELLTFVSQHMANAIERKLAAESLKNSHELLEDKVVQRTMALAELNNNLQKEINQRRKMEDQLLYDAQHDGLTGLPNRSYLMERLSQALKHLRRHGLDQFALLFIDLDRFKVINDSFGHLEGDRFLIETSQRIKSCIRDNDTLARMGGDEFVILLDSINATEDAVEVCERILQTLSMPYQLAKQEFISGASIGVAFSGRNKLVTSESLLRDADAAMYQAKANGKGCFVIFDNKLSAKSKLQHDLEIEFKQALEQQGFKIHYIEVVDFNTGEIIAIEPQVEWHHLKQGIIDHSKMKRLAAQYQLTLNLDAYMFGHLNEHFQSIKQRYGTNIDLHLSISSQHIKNKFVLRNLKNTIKGSNIDLRKLILFFNEQALMQDTENHINGFELISQLDVQIGIDGYGTGYSSLSCLSFLPIKALKLDEDISKHLLNDKQLQLVKAYQLTAQTLNFDMYATTIDTQQQVRQFLELGYMRGQGRAISKLFNEKKAP, from the coding sequence ATGGATACAGTCATTAGTCACTCTAAAACCTTTCCTAGGATCGAGCATCTCCAAAAACGGGTCGCTCGTTTAAAGCGTTTGGCTAAAAAATATAAACGTTCTGAGATTATTCAAAACGCCTTACTCGGTATTTCCAATATTGCGACCCAGGTCACTTCACTTGATGACTTTTATCAACGAGTTCATTTACATCTACAACAGCTTATCCCTGCAGAAAACTTTTTTATTGCATCTCAAGATGCTAAAACAGGGCTAACAAGTTTACCCTTTTTTGCTGACCAACAAGATTCTCATCCAACAGAGCTTTACCCAGACCAAGAAATATCGGCATTACTCAATAGTGGTCTAACTGGGTATGTGCTTCGCAATGGTGAGCCTTTGTTATGCGACGATAATAAGTTTAATGAATTGATTGCCAGTGGCGATATTAAAAGCCTTGGCTCGCCAAGTCATCAATGGCTTGGGGTACCGATTAAAACTAAAGACGTCGTCAGTGGTGTGCTTGTGGTGCAAAGCTACAACGAAGCCAATACTTACGGTGAGTTAGAATTAGAGTTAATGGGCTTTATTTGCCATCATATTTCAGGAGTAATGGAACGACTTGAGCATCACCAACAACTTGAGCAAGCCATTGTGGAGCGCACTAAAGAGCTCAGCCAAGCGTATGAGAAGGTTAAACAAGAAGTCACTGAGCGAGTTAAAGCGGAGAAATTGCAAAAAACACTGTTTGAAATTGCCGATTTATCTGCATCCAACGTGCTTCAGCAAGATTTCTACTTACGGCTCCACGCTATTATCAGCCAGCTCATTCCTGCCAATAACTGTTTTATTTCGTTAATTGACAAAAATAATATGCTGTCGTTTCCGTTTTATGTGTCGCAAATGACGGCTGAATATCCTGCCTCTCGCCCAATGCAAGATGGATTAACCGAATATATTCTCCAACATAAATTACCGCGATTATTTTCAGCTAAAGATATCTCGACCATGGTTAGCCTAGGTGAAATTTACGCTAAATCACCAGAATTAAACAAAACCGATAGAATGCATCAATGGATAGGTATTCCGTTAATCATTAATGGTGAAGTTGCTGGGGCATTAACCATTTATAGTCTAGATGACGCCCATATTTATCAATTAAAAGATCTTGAACTGCTGACCTTTGTGTCGCAGCACATGGCTAATGCGATTGAACGTAAACTCGCTGCTGAGTCACTGAAGAATAGCCACGAGCTATTAGAAGATAAAGTTGTTCAACGGACCATGGCGCTTGCAGAACTCAACAACAATCTCCAAAAAGAGATTAATCAACGCCGGAAAATGGAAGATCAATTATTATATGATGCTCAACATGATGGCCTGACAGGGTTACCTAACCGTAGCTATTTGATGGAACGTTTATCACAAGCATTAAAGCACTTACGTCGTCATGGGCTAGATCAATTTGCATTATTATTTATCGATCTTGACCGTTTCAAGGTCATCAATGACTCTTTTGGTCACCTAGAAGGCGATCGTTTTTTAATTGAAACGTCACAACGCATAAAATCATGTATTCGCGACAACGATACTCTGGCTCGCATGGGCGGTGATGAATTTGTTATATTACTGGACTCAATTAATGCCACAGAAGATGCCGTCGAAGTCTGTGAGCGTATTTTACAAACATTATCTATGCCCTATCAGTTAGCCAAACAAGAATTCATCTCTGGTGCGAGTATAGGGGTGGCTTTTAGCGGACGTAATAAGCTAGTGACCAGTGAATCTCTTCTGAGAGATGCTGACGCCGCAATGTATCAAGCTAAAGCAAATGGTAAAGGGTGTTTCGTCATTTTTGATAACAAGCTGAGCGCGAAATCTAAATTACAACATGACTTAGAAATTGAATTTAAGCAGGCGCTCGAGCAACAGGGATTTAAGATACATTATATTGAAGTGGTCGATTTTAACACTGGTGAGATTATTGCTATTGAACCACAAGTTGAATGGCATCATCTAAAACAAGGCATTATTGATCACTCAAAAATGAAACGCTTGGCGGCACAATATCAGCTAACACTGAATTTAGATGCTTATATGTTTGGCCACTTAAATGAACATTTCCAATCAATTAAGCAACGATATGGTACCAATATTGATCTGCACTTATCGATTAGCAGTCAACATATTAAAAATAAGTTTGTGTTACGCAATCTCAAAAATACCATCAAAGGCAGTAATATAGATTTACGTAAACTGATATTATTTTTTAACGAACAAGCCTTAATGCAAGACACCGAAAATCATATCAATGGCTTCGAGCTTATCTCGCAACTGGATGTGCAAATCGGTATCGATGGCTATGGTACAGGTTACAGCTCGCTCAGTTGCTTAAGCTTCTTACCGATTAAAGCATTAAAGTTAGATGAAGACATCAGTAAGCACTTACTCAATGATAAACAGTTACAATTAGTCAAAGCTTACCAATTGACGGCGCAAACACTTAATTTCGACATGTACGCCACTACCATTGACACGCAACAACAAGTAAGACAGTTTTTAGAACTTGGCTATATGCGTGGTCAAGGGCGAGCAATCAGCAAATTATTTAACGAAAAAAAAGCCCCATAA
- the ilvA gene encoding threonine ammonia-lyase, biosynthetic has translation MLALASQTQLDLAHYYLQKILLSSVYDVAKVTPLSSMNKLSARFGCQVYLKREDMQPVHSFKIRGAYNRIAALTQDECDRGVVCASAGNHAQGVAMSAASRGIDAVIVMPSTTPDIKIDAVKRLGGNVVLHGQAFDQANDYAKNLSATEGRVYIAPFDDEAVIAGQGTIAQEMVQQQRDIEIVFVPVGGGGLIAGIAAYYKAVMPQVKIIGVEPEDAACLKAALEADEPVTLAQVGLFADGVAVKRIGTEPFRLAREYVDEVVTVTSDEICAAVKDIFEDTRAIAEPAGALSIAGLKKYMAQQGDSIDAPKKVAAILSGANVNFHSLRYVSERCELAEQKEAVLAVKIPEKPGSFLRFCELLDKRVMTEFNYRFSSRDIAVVFAGIRLTGGQAELSEIIAKLESEGFEVQDLSQDETAKLHVRYMVGGHPLEPLEERLFSFEFPEHPGALLKFLTTLQSKWNISLFHYRNHGAAFGRVLTGFEVPAKDDVAFAQFLMELGFVYQEETHSPAYQLFLNSAKAKS, from the coding sequence ATGTTGGCTTTGGCGTCTCAAACTCAATTAGATTTAGCGCATTATTATTTACAGAAAATTTTGCTGTCGTCTGTTTATGATGTGGCTAAAGTGACGCCATTGTCGAGCATGAATAAATTGTCTGCTCGCTTTGGTTGTCAGGTGTATTTAAAGCGTGAAGATATGCAACCAGTGCATTCGTTTAAAATACGTGGTGCCTACAACCGTATAGCAGCGTTAACTCAAGATGAGTGCGATAGAGGTGTGGTGTGCGCATCAGCGGGCAATCACGCTCAAGGGGTAGCGATGTCTGCTGCCAGTCGCGGTATTGATGCCGTAATTGTAATGCCTAGTACCACGCCAGATATTAAGATTGATGCGGTGAAACGCTTAGGTGGCAATGTGGTCCTTCATGGGCAGGCGTTTGATCAAGCCAATGACTATGCCAAAAACCTCTCGGCAACAGAAGGACGGGTGTATATCGCCCCATTTGATGACGAAGCGGTTATTGCCGGACAAGGCACTATTGCTCAAGAAATGGTACAACAACAACGCGATATTGAAATCGTGTTTGTGCCTGTTGGCGGCGGTGGTTTAATTGCCGGTATTGCGGCCTATTACAAAGCGGTGATGCCGCAAGTTAAGATCATTGGGGTTGAACCCGAAGACGCTGCTTGCTTAAAGGCGGCACTCGAAGCTGATGAACCAGTAACTTTGGCTCAGGTGGGTTTGTTTGCTGACGGCGTAGCGGTTAAACGGATTGGTACTGAGCCATTTCGCTTAGCGCGTGAATACGTTGATGAAGTGGTTACCGTCACTTCTGATGAAATTTGTGCCGCAGTAAAAGATATTTTTGAGGATACCCGCGCGATAGCCGAACCCGCTGGAGCCTTGTCGATTGCGGGGCTTAAAAAGTACATGGCGCAACAGGGTGACTCTATCGATGCCCCCAAAAAAGTAGCGGCTATTCTCAGTGGTGCCAATGTGAATTTTCATAGTTTACGTTATGTGTCTGAACGCTGTGAATTAGCTGAGCAAAAAGAAGCGGTGTTAGCGGTAAAAATACCTGAAAAACCAGGCAGTTTTTTACGTTTTTGTGAGTTACTTGATAAACGAGTGATGACCGAGTTTAATTACCGTTTTAGCAGTCGTGATATTGCAGTGGTATTTGCGGGTATTCGTCTCACTGGCGGCCAAGCAGAACTCAGTGAGATCATTGCTAAGTTAGAGTCTGAAGGCTTTGAAGTTCAAGACTTATCCCAAGATGAAACCGCTAAATTACACGTGCGTTATATGGTCGGTGGTCATCCACTTGAGCCATTAGAAGAGCGCTTATTTAGCTTTGAGTTTCCTGAGCATCCCGGGGCATTGCTGAAGTTTTTAACCACTTTACAGAGCAAATGGAATATCAGTTTATTTCATTACCGTAATCATGGTGCAGCCTTTGGTAGGGTGTTAACCGGTTTTGAAGTACCGGCTAAAGATGACGTCGCGTTTGCGCAATTTTTAATGGAGCTCGGTTTCGTTTATCAAGAAGAAACCCACAGTCCGGCTTATCAGTTATTTTTAAATAGTGCGAAAGCAAAATCATAA
- a CDS encoding alanine--glyoxylate aminotransferase family protein, which translates to MLPVPTIPVFMPPRRILMGPGPSDVYPEVLAAQSRPTIGHLDPLFVGMMDELKSLIQYAFQTKNEMTLAVSAPGSAGMETCFVNLVEPGEKVIVCRNGVFGERMRQNVERVGGVAVVVDNEWGEPVCPDKVEAALVAHPDAKFLAFVHAETSTGALSDAKTLCTLAQLHDCISIVDAVTSLGGVELLVDEWGIDAIYSGSQKCLSCVPGLSPVSFSPKAVAKLKARTTQVQSWFLDQTLVMGYWGNSAGAKRSYHHTAPVNALYALHESLRLLANEGLENAWARHRKMHLLLRDGLTTLGFKFVVEESSRLPQLNTVYIPDGVDDAAVRKHLLEEYNLEIGAGLGALAGKAWRIGLMGFSARRENVALCLHALEESLT; encoded by the coding sequence ATGTTACCCGTGCCAACAATTCCAGTTTTTATGCCACCGCGCAGAATCTTAATGGGCCCTGGCCCATCTGATGTGTATCCCGAAGTGCTTGCGGCACAATCAAGGCCGACTATCGGTCACCTTGACCCATTATTTGTCGGCATGATGGATGAGCTCAAAAGCTTAATTCAATATGCTTTTCAAACTAAAAACGAAATGACTTTAGCGGTATCAGCACCAGGCAGTGCCGGAATGGAAACCTGTTTTGTCAATTTAGTTGAGCCAGGCGAAAAGGTCATCGTATGTCGTAATGGGGTGTTTGGTGAGCGCATGCGTCAAAACGTTGAGCGAGTTGGCGGTGTAGCAGTTGTTGTCGACAATGAATGGGGCGAACCTGTATGCCCAGATAAAGTTGAAGCAGCACTCGTGGCGCATCCTGATGCAAAATTTCTCGCATTTGTGCATGCCGAAACCTCAACTGGTGCACTGTCTGATGCGAAAACCTTGTGCACCTTAGCGCAATTACATGACTGTATCAGTATTGTTGATGCCGTAACCTCATTGGGTGGTGTTGAATTGCTGGTGGATGAGTGGGGCATTGATGCCATTTATTCTGGCAGCCAAAAGTGTCTCTCCTGTGTCCCCGGTTTATCGCCTGTGTCATTTTCACCTAAAGCGGTTGCCAAGCTTAAAGCCCGTACTACCCAGGTGCAAAGTTGGTTTTTAGATCAAACCTTAGTCATGGGTTATTGGGGCAATAGTGCTGGTGCTAAACGCAGTTATCATCATACTGCGCCAGTGAATGCCTTATATGCTCTGCATGAATCTTTACGTTTACTTGCCAATGAAGGGCTCGAAAATGCCTGGGCAAGACACCGAAAAATGCACTTATTACTGCGTGATGGGCTAACAACATTAGGCTTTAAATTTGTGGTTGAAGAGTCGTCGCGTTTACCGCAACTCAATACAGTATATATTCCAGACGGTGTCGATGACGCGGCAGTGCGTAAGCATTTATTGGAAGAATATAATTTAGAAATTGGTGCTGGGCTAGGTGCTTTAGCAGGTAAAGCATGGCGTATCGGCCTGATGGGCTTCAGTGCTCGTCGTGAAAATGTCGCCCTTTGCTTACACGCATTAGAAGAGTCGTTAACATAA